The uncultured Cohaesibacter sp. region CGGGCCTTTACCATCAATTGGGTTACCAAGCGGATCAACGACACGGCCCAGAAGGCCCTTGCCGACAGGTACGTCAACGATGGCGCCGGTCCTTTTGACCACATCGCCTTCCTTAACGCCTCGGTCATCGCCAAACAGCACGACGCCGACATTGTCCATTTCAAGGTTGAGCGCCATACCGCGCATTCCACCAGGGAATTCCACCATCTCACCGGCCTGGACATTATCCAGACCATAGATGCGGGCGATACCGTCACCAACAGACAGAACCTGACCAACTTCGGAGACATGAGCGTCGGTGCCGAAGTTTTTGATCTGCTCTTTGAGGATTGCGGAAATTTCCGCGGCCCGAATATCCATCAGCCGACCTCTTTCAGTGCAATCTTGAGCGAGTTGAGTTTAGTGCGCACAGATGAGTCAATCATCCGCGAGCCTACTTTTACAACAAGGCCGCCCAGAATATCTGCATCGACCTTGGCATGAATTGCAATATCCTTGCCCAACGCTTCCTTGAGCGACGCTTTGAGCGCGATCAAGTCGTCATCGCCCAAAGGCTGAGCGGACGTGACTTCTGCCACCTGCTCACCACGATGGATGGAAAGGATTTTGCGAAAAGCTTTAATTATTCCCGGCAGAGAGAACAGCCGGCGATTTTGAGCAACGACACGAACAAAGTTTCCGACAGTGCCGGACATGCCGACCTTGTCCAAAAGCGCTGAAACAGCCGAGAGTTGCTCGTCAGCAGTGAAGACAGGGCTTTCAACAAGCCGCATGAAATCTTCACTTTCATCCATGATGGCCTCAATGCGTGCAAGATCAGCTTCCACCGCATCGATTGCCTTTTCTTCGAGAGCAAGATCGAACAACGCGCGAGCGTAACGTTCGGCCACT contains the following coding sequences:
- a CDS encoding F0F1 ATP synthase subunit delta, with translation MTDTNSEVSGVAERYARALFDLALEEKAIDAVEADLARIEAIMDESEDFMRLVESPVFTADEQLSAVSALLDKVGMSGTVGNFVRVVAQNRRLFSLPGIIKAFRKILSIHRGEQVAEVTSAQPLGDDDLIALKASLKEALGKDIAIHAKVDADILGGLVVKVGSRMIDSSVRTKLNSLKIALKEVG